Within Pseudomonas tructae, the genomic segment AACTCTTCGCTCGGGTCGCTCGCAGTGTTGGTACACGACACATAGATCTGCTTGCGACCTATAGCCAGGATCAGCCCGCAGCACTCGCGCGGGTACTCAGTTGCCGCGTGCGCTTGCACGGTGGCCAGGATGTGTTTGCGCATGGTCAGCTCCGTGCGATCAGGGATACGGCCGGGAAGCCGCCGAAGGGCAGTGGGTTGCCAATGCCGAAACGAGGCACGCATCCGGTGCCCAAGCAGCCATCGCACTCGTCCAGTTCAGGGTTGTCAGTGAGGTTGCCGTCCTTGTCACGGTACGGCCCCGTGTAGCCGCAGCTGGGTCCTCGGTAGCCATTGGTCATGGCCCAGTGGCACAGCGTGGTCATTTGCCTACCGATCGTTTCCCCGCCCACGTCGCCGGGGCTGGCCAGCTCCCAGGAAACCGTCTGACCGCTCTCCGATACTTTCTGGTCGACGTACCAAACCTCAATTCCTTCTTGGCTCGGGTCGGCTTCGGGGTTGCCATCCGGGAAGTTGGCTGCGTCCAGGAACTGCCCGAGCGTGTTCCGGATGGTCAGTTTGAACTCGAGTAGATCGTCGAAGGCTAAGCACAGCGCGGTGATCCGGCCATTCACGTTACCGACCGACAGCGTCGGGCGCACTGCGGTGCCGTCCGAGTTTGCTTCGATGCCATCGACCTTCAGCGGCCAGGCGCCGTACTCCTCGCCCTGCCACCAGATCGCCTTGGCGGGCAACTGATCCGCGTCAGCACCAGCATCAGCGAGCTCCTGTGGTGTGTGCGGAATGGCGTGGCCATGGAAGCGCAGCACATCGGCGCCGAAGTCTGAGCCGTCCAGCTCGAACAGCAGTACCTCGGAGCCTGGCTCCAGCTTCTGAATATGTGAAACCAGGCTCATGGGTGGTATGCCCTCTCGAAGGTCAGGTTGATTACGGCAATGCCGCCGGGTCGGCGTTGCTGGCCGATCCTTTCGCAGCGATACAGGCCCAACCCGCCGCCGGGCGGCGTCCACAGAAATGAGCGGAAGCCGCGGTGGGTGCGGATGAAGTCAACGATTGGCTTCACTTCCTCGGCAGCACCGCCAAAAGACAGTGTCCAGCTGTCGGTCTCGGCGTTGATCCCGTCTCCCACCACCTGGGCGTAGTTGTCGCCGAACTGCGACTTCCGGGTCTTCAGCATGCTCTCGCCGCTGGCCTCGTCATCAGGCGACCAGGTGAATGTCTCGATAGCCACTGCTACCTCCCCTTCGTGTTTCGATAGCTTGAACCGCCTGGGCGCCAAGAGGCGGCGATTGCGCGATCAGCGACACCCTGCATCTGTTGCTGAAGGTTCTGCTCGAGCGCGGCAGTATCGAGCTGCATGCCCTCCGAGCTGCGGTCTTCAACGGTGATGCTCATCGGAGCGTTGACCTGCACCACCGTCCCGCCACCCGGGTTGCCGCCAACGACCTGCACGCCCAGCGACCCATCCGCGCCGCGGGCGAGCGGCATGATTGCCTCCGGCCCTGCTTCCCCCGCAATGCCCAGGCCTCCGTTGGCCATGCCGAAGCTCGTGGGCTTGGTCAGCACGCTGTTGGTGAAGGCGCCGCCCTTGGCGAACATCTGCACACCGCCGTCCCACGCGCCCCCCAATGCCTGGAAATAGGCGCTGGAATAGCCGGCCTGGGAGGCGCCAAGGTTCGAGGAGACCGCGCCAGCAGAACCCGCCGGCAAGCCATTGCCACCGCCGAAGTAGCTACCAGCCGCCGAGATGCCCATACCTACCAAGCCGCTGAGCAACGAACTCGCGGCCTGCTGACTGGCGATCCGGGCCATGTCGCTGAGGATGCTGGCGGTGAAGTCCTTGAACTTCATCTTGCCGGTCATGGCGAAGTTCGCCAGCGAGGTGCTTGCCGAATCGAAGCCCGCTGTCAGAGTGCGATCCGTTGCGCCCGCCACGTCAGCTGCATCTGCCTTGATGTTGGCCCATGCCCGCCGTGCGCCGTTGCGGTAATCGCGCTGGGCTTCAAGACGGGCGCCGTGGCCATCCACCTCCATCTGCAGTTCGCGCGCCTGATAGTCGGCCAGGTCCGCCAAGCGTTCTTCATAGGCCTGCTGGCTGAGCCGGCGAGAAACGTCCTCTTGCTGCTCCTCCAGTTGACGGCGCGCCTCGGCGTACTTCTGCCGCACTGCGTTCAAACGGTCGGCCTGCTCGCGCTCGTCGTCGCCCATGCCGACCCCGGCCACGTCCGCGTTGATCGCGTCCTGCCGAGTCTGCAGCACCACCTCCATGGCTTTGCGGTAGGCCTCAGCACTGTTACGCCTCTGCTCTGCCAGCTTCCGTTCAGCCTCAGTACGCTGCTGAATGGTCGTATCGCCGTAGGCAGTGTTCAGGTTCTTGATGCCGAGCTCCATCTCGGCGGCGGTGATCTTGCCTGCCGCCTGAGCTTTGCGTAGCCCCTGCACGCCCTCGGTCAGATCCTCGAGGCGTTTTCTCTCAGGTAGCGCCCTGTCAATGATTGCGTCGAGCGCCTTGATCTCGTCATTCAGAGCCTTGGCGCGGCTCTTGCTACTGTCCGTGGCGTCCTTGTTGGCCTTCTTCTGTGACTCGATCGCGCTTGCCGCCGACAGAATCGCCTGCCGATCAGTCTCTGTAAGGTCGGCGTTCTCCGCGATGTGCCGGTTGGCGATCTTGATCGCATCACCATTGTCCTGAAGACCAGCCAACTGCTTCTGCAGCGTTTCAAGGTAGGTCTGTCCCGCCGAACTCATGCCAGCCTTGGCGGCATTGTTGGCGTGGGTGGCCGACGTGTTCTGCTCCGTAACCCCAGTCAGCACGCGCAGGGTCTCGGCGATCAGGCCCGAACGCTGATCGGCGTCACTGACCGCGCCAGCCTGGGTGATCCACTGCTGCACCGTGTTAGCCGGCAGGTTCAGGCGTTCGCCTACTTCGCGAAGTACCGGCGACAGGTCAGACCCAGCCGCACGGGCCTCCTTCAGCCGGTCGACCACCTCCTGGTAGGCGCGTAACTGCTGACCGTACTGGCCGCCTGAGTCTCTGGCCGGCGCTGTGACCACAGCCTGGCGGATAGACTGGGCCAGACCACCATAGGCGCTGCGCACCGCATCAGCGGCACCAACCTGTTCCTGCTGCCATTTGACCAGCGAGGCCTCGCGCTGGTCGCGATTGAGCTTGGCGAATTCCTCGCGCAGCTGTGAAACCGGCTTGTGCATGTCCTCCAGGCTGATACCGGCTTGGTCTGCGTTGTTGCTCAGCATTAGAAAGCTGGCCGCCGCTGTGCCAGCCAGCAGCGCCAGGCCCATCGGCCCACCTAAGATTCCGAGCAGACTGGCGCCCACAGTGCGAAGACCAGCCTGGGCAGTGGCTACCGCTGCGGTGGCCACTGCTTCGCGCTGCCGGGCTTGAGCCAGCTGGATAGACATCTGCGTCTGAACTGCCGTGCCACGCGCTGCAGCGGCCTCGCGAGCGGCAAGGATAGTCACGGTTTCGGCCTTGCGTTGGTCGGCAATAGCCGCCTGCAGCACGGCCTCGGCCTGGGCGATACGCGCCGCCCGCTCCGCCAGAGCAGCCTTCACAGCCAGCCCAGATTTCGCTACGTAGTTGGTCAATGCCGCAACGCCCGCGCCGGCCATGGCCACGGCCACCAGGTCGACGTTGTCGGCCAGGGTAATGAGTACGCTTGAAAGGCCTGCAACGGCGCCGGTCTGTTCTTCCATGCCGCCCAGGAATACTTGGATGGCGTTACTGATATTCACCATGGCGTCTTGAACGCTGGTGGACATATCCGCTGCCGCTTTTCGATTCACTTCAACTGTGCGTAGCAGGCCCGTATTGATGTCATCGATAGACAGCTTGCCCTGAACGCCGAGCTTGCGAACTTCATCGGCGCTCTTTCCGGTCGCGCTGGCGATAGCATCGACGATTGTCGGCATTGCGCTCTGGATCGAAACCCAGCCATCAGCTTCCACTTTGCCAGTCTGCAGCGCCTTCGAGTAGGCATCCAGAGCAGAACCAGCCTTATCGGCAGCCGCGGCGTTGGTTACCAGCAGGAAGCTAAAGCTGTCAGTAATGTCGAGCGTCTGCTGGGTGTTGAAGCCGAGGCTACGCATCACATCTGCAGTGCGGATGTACAGCTCCTGGGCTTCAGCCAAGGGGCGGTAAGTATCCTGGGCGGTTTTTAGTAGGTGCTCCTGCACCATCTGATATTCGCCGGCACTGCCAGCGGCAACCTTCATCCTGTCGGACATCTGCCCGTAAGCGTCGACCTGCTTGATGATGCCGCCGATCAGGCCGGCGCCAGCCACAGCAGCGAACGCGCCGCGCATGAGCACGCCTGCGGATTGGGCTGCGGCCCCTGCCCTGTCAAAAGCCGAATCGACGGTTGCCAGGTTGCGGTCGATCGCCTGCGTGCTGCGCGCAACCACTTGGTCAGCGTTCGCCAACTCCCGGCGCAATTGGGCAGTGGTCGCCTCGATCTGGACCAACATCCCCTGGACTTGCTGATCAGCCATGCATTTCTCCAAGCACAAAAAACCGCCCGCAGGCGGCGAACTACTCTTCTCGGCGGCCCCGGAAGAAGGACTTCAGCTTGTCGGCTACACTCACCGGCCTGGGCGACGCGGCGCGCTGGCCAGAAGGCTGACCCTGGGCCTGGCCTCGACCAGTCCAGTCAAGCCTTGCATCAAGGGCGAGCATGATCTGGGGGATTGGGGTACGCCACGCAGCCTCAGGCGGCCAGCCAAGCCAGCCGGTGGCCACGCCGAAAAGATAGTCGACGTAGCTGCCGTCCTTCACTGCGCTGTGCTGCCCGCCTCTTCCTTTCCCCGGGCGGCCACGCTCGGCGGTACTGGATTGAGTAGCACGGTGATGAAATCAGTCAGGCGAGCCGACACCTTCGCCACGCCGGTCTGGAACACCTCAGCGGCGACCTGGGCATGCTGGTCGGCCTGCAGGCCGGCGCCGGCGATGATGATGTCGGCGCTGGCAGCGATGCCCATCAACCGCATCGACTCGAGCGCAGCGCGCAGACCGCCGAACCGGCTTTCGATCAATAGCGCCGCCTCGAGGGTCGGGCGCAGGGTGTAAGTTCGAGCACCGACCACCAGGGTGGTGGTGCCATACAGAGCTTCGCTCATGGGGGTCTCTCAACTGAGGACAGGGCCGTAGCCCCATCAATCAAGGGGTGGCCGGACCGGCCACGATCTCGAGGATGTCGGTGTTAATGCCGAGCGTGATGTTGCGGCGCACCACGTTGTCGGCAGAGCCTGCGGCCACGGTGTTGTTCATCACCTTCACCGCGAAGTAGAACGTGGTCGGCAGGATGGGCGGAGTCGCGCCCGGGTCGCCGTCGTTGAGCGTGACCTTGATGTTGTAGTTGCCCTTGGTGCGGTCCTTGTGTGCGACGGCGACGGCCTTCTGGCCGATGTCGCCGTTGTCCAGGCCCACGGTCAGGGTCATGTTGCCGGCGTCAGCGGTGCCCTTGTACTTACGCACCCGGCCATCCGCCAGGGAGGTGAAGTTCACCGGGTTGAAGGTGTCGCCGAACTCGCCCAGGTCTTCGATCTCGCCCACATCGACGTAGGTGTCGGCCTTGTATTCGGTTTCAGTGTCGGCGCCGGTCTTGCCGCCAATCGCAAGGCGGCAGCCGGCGGCTGTATTGAGGTTGTCATCGGCCATGGGGGTTCCTCCAAAGGCACATTGGATAAAAGCCGCGGCGCGGCCGGTGTTGAATTCAATGGGTGGTGATCACGCGAACCGTGATCGAACCCTGGTAGGTGATGCCGTCGGCGTCCCGCTGGGCGTCAGCCTGCTCGACGCGCACCGACACGGCGCGGCCGATGGCCAGCGGCAGCCGGCGCTCATCCAGGGCGTTGATGATCTCGCCGTTGATGCGCTTGACCTCGGCCTGGCCTATGGCATCGGACCACACCGACAGGTAGATCAGGCGCTGCTCACGCTTGCGCCCCGCAATCGGTCGAGAGTTCGTCGAGATTTCCCGGTCAATGGAGACGTATGGCTTCGGCGTGTTCATCGGCACGCCGTCGAAGATCGGGCAGCTGACCTCTGCCTCGAGGCGAGCAAACAGCGCCTCCTGCAATGCAACCGATGGATCAGCCACTCCCTACCCCCTGACTTGCTTTGCGCAACGTGCGGGTGACCGCCGCCTCGATCTCTGCCAGAACGAACTCCCGATTAACCTGCATCGCAGGCCTGAGCCATGGGTGAGCTGGCCTGGCTGGGATATCCGGGTACTTGCCGAAGAAGGTGGTGCCGTCACTTTTGTTTTTCGTATCGCGGCGCCCAAGTCGGTTCTTACCGCTGAGTTTCGAGCGATCACGATTGGTGGTGTGTATGCCCGACACCGCGTTGATATCGGCTCGGTGGTACAGCTTGCCGGAGTAACCTTTCGTGCCGTACTCCAGGAACCGCAAGTAGAAATAGCGCTGGTTATTGAGCTTGCCCCGCAATCCAACCTCGGCGTTTAACCCGCTTGCGGAAACAAACGCCGTCAGGGCTCCGGCAGCTGCACCAGTGCCCTTAGGAACCAAGTCCTTCATTGTCTGCAACACACGGTCGGCGCCACTCTGCATGGCTGGCTTAAGCTCGTTATCCATCATGGTGTGGATGTTGCGCAGCGTGCGCCGGAGCTTGAAGTCTCCCGACATCCTGGAACGGCGGGCCATGGCCTACTCCTTCGCCGAACCAGCCTTGGCTGGGGCGGCGGGTTTACCGGGGACCTCCTCGGCGTAGCCGCGGGCAATCAGCCCCTTGCCGACTTCAGCCGTTACATCGAAGGTCTCGCCCTTCGTCCGCTCGCCGACAGCGCCGGAGAGCGGGCCCAGTGCTCGAATCTTCATTGGTACACCTCATGGGTTGGGAATGGTGGAACACAGCAGGCGCTGCATCGTGCGGTCGTTGTCCAGCAATGCAGCCTCGACCTTGTAGGTGACGCCATCGCACGCCAGGCGCCAGCCAGCAACGATGTCTGCCCGGGGCCTGATGCGGATTTCCGCACTGATCACCGCCTGCAGCTGTTCAGCGACTGGAGTGACACGGCCGGTTGGCATGGTGATTTCCGCCCAGACTTTACCGGCATCCAGCCAGGTCTCAGTGGCACCGCCAGAAGCATTCTTCTGTCGGTGCGGCTTCGTCACCACGCACCGGTGTTTAAGGGGGCCTGCTCTCATCAGAATCGCTTCCTGTACCAGAGCAGCCTTTCGACCGCGAGAGGAACTGCGGTGGAGATGGTGCCAATGACCACGGCTTCGCGGTTTGCGTACCAGTGACCGACCAGTAGCAGGATCGCCTGCTCAACATCCGGGGTCATCCCCATCTCTTCTGGCCCGGCTGGATCGCCTTCGACCAATACACGATCACAATGCATCGCGACGTGCGCCTTGGCCGCCTCGATGTAGCCGATGATGATCGAGTCTTCTTCATCACCATCCAGGCGCAGGTGAAGCTTCACGCGGGACAGGTCGAGCATTTACTTGGCCTCAGCTGCTGCTTTGTCGGCAGCAGCCTTGTCAGCGGCGGCTTTATCGGCGGCCTCCTTTTCAGCAGCTGCTTTGTCTGCTGCGGCCTTCTCGGCAGCGGCTTTCTCAACTGCTGCTTTGTCGGCAGCAGCCTTGTCTTCCTTCGGAATTGCAGACTTGGTTTCCTTGGGCTTGACCACCCGCGGTTTGCCGTTGGCATCGAGCTCCACAGCCAGGCCCTTGCCGATTAGGGTGTGCGCGTACTCGTCATCAGCATCCTCGAAAGTCGCGCCGGCCTTTACCTTGTTCGAGTCGGCGCCAAGCAACAGGCCGTTACCCACGAAGCCCCACAGAATCTTGATTTTCATACTGCCTCCAGAAACGAAGAGGCCGGCAATGTGCCGGCCTTCGCAGTGGTTGAGTTATGCGCCAGTCGGGAACCGGCCTTTGACCAGGGCTTCCCTGCGGCGCACACCGAGACCCAGGCGCTCCTCGACCAGTAGCGCGCGTTCGTTCTTGATGAACTGATCGTTGATCAAGCCCATCTTGAACAGGAAAGACATACGGTCAAACAGCGTGGTGGAGCGCGCGAAGTTCGCGGTCAGGAACTCGCCGCCGGTGTCAGCATCGCCTTCGTCCATGCTGTCGGAGGTGATCACTGGGCGGCCCCAGAGGATTGGAGTAACCAGGCCTTGCAGGTTGGCGAACAGGTAGCGGTTCTCGCCATCCTTCTGCAGCTCGATGTTCATCCAGTCAAGCTCGGTCATTACCACGCCGTCGGCCGACATCTGCGATTGTTTGCGCACCTGGTAGATCGAACGGCGCACCAGGTCGATCGCGGTATCGCCGGCCTTGCTCAGCGCGGTGTTGTAGGCAGTCGCTTGGGTCATCAGGCCATTCAGGTTCTCGCCGGCACCGTCGCCCTTGAGAATCTGCGCCTCCTCCTCAAGCTTGAGGTCATAACGCAGCAGCTGCTGCAGGTAGGCGAACAGCTGAGGCACGTCATCCAGCGCTTCATCGGTGACCGGCATCCAGACCGCGATCTTCTTCACGCGGTCGGTTTCGGTAGTGAAGGTCACGTTGCTGGTCGGCTTCAGGCCGCCCTCGGCCACGGGCGCGGCACCGCGGGTGTGCACGTTCTCGCGGAAGTAGGTGTAGTTTTGACCAGACACCGGCACGGCGGTCAGCAGGTCACGGATGCGCAGCTCTTGGCGGATTCCAGGCTGGATCACCGGATCATACTGCGGCACCACAATGCCAGCACTGGTGACCTTCATTTCCTTCATGCTGGCCATGTCGGACTTGGTCACGTCGAGTTCGGCAAGGCCGCCACCCTTCTTCAGGGATTTGTAGCTCTCATCGCCCTGGATGAGGTCAATGAAGCTTTTGCCCTCGGTCGGCTGGCCGCGCAGCATGACGCCCTTCTGCTCCAGGTCCTGGACCTGGTCGATGACGCGCTGCAGCTCACCCTTCTGATTGTCGATCTGGCTCTTCAGGTCAGTAGTGACCTTGTTGCCCTTCTCGACCTCAGTGATGACTGCATCGTACTTGGTTTGCAGGCTCTCGAAGCCGCTCTTCAGCTGCAGCTCCAGGGAGTCCTTCAGTTCTTTTACTTCGCTCATGGCGATACTCCGAAATGGTG encodes:
- a CDS encoding phage minor tail protein L, coding for MSLVSHIQKLEPGSEVLLFELDGSDFGADVLRFHGHAIPHTPQELADAGADADQLPAKAIWWQGEEYGAWPLKVDGIEANSDGTAVRPTLSVGNVNGRITALCLAFDDLLEFKLTIRNTLGQFLDAANFPDGNPEADPSQEGIEVWYVDQKVSESGQTVSWELASPGDVGGETIGRQMTTLCHWAMTNGYRGPSCGYTGPYRDKDGNLTDNPELDECDGCLGTGCVPRFGIGNPLPFGGFPAVSLIARS
- a CDS encoding phage major capsid protein, coding for MSEVKELKDSLELQLKSGFESLQTKYDAVITEVEKGNKVTTDLKSQIDNQKGELQRVIDQVQDLEQKGVMLRGQPTEGKSFIDLIQGDESYKSLKKGGGLAELDVTKSDMASMKEMKVTSAGIVVPQYDPVIQPGIRQELRIRDLLTAVPVSGQNYTYFRENVHTRGAAPVAEGGLKPTSNVTFTTETDRVKKIAVWMPVTDEALDDVPQLFAYLQQLLRYDLKLEEEAQILKGDGAGENLNGLMTQATAYNTALSKAGDTAIDLVRRSIYQVRKQSQMSADGVVMTELDWMNIELQKDGENRYLFANLQGLVTPILWGRPVITSDSMDEGDADTGGEFLTANFARSTTLFDRMSFLFKMGLINDQFIKNERALLVEERLGLGVRRREALVKGRFPTGA
- a CDS encoding phage tail tape measure protein, translating into MADQQVQGMLVQIEATTAQLRRELANADQVVARSTQAIDRNLATVDSAFDRAGAAAQSAGVLMRGAFAAVAGAGLIGGIIKQVDAYGQMSDRMKVAAGSAGEYQMVQEHLLKTAQDTYRPLAEAQELYIRTADVMRSLGFNTQQTLDITDSFSFLLVTNAAAADKAGSALDAYSKALQTGKVEADGWVSIQSAMPTIVDAIASATGKSADEVRKLGVQGKLSIDDINTGLLRTVEVNRKAAADMSTSVQDAMVNISNAIQVFLGGMEEQTGAVAGLSSVLITLADNVDLVAVAMAGAGVAALTNYVAKSGLAVKAALAERAARIAQAEAVLQAAIADQRKAETVTILAAREAAAARGTAVQTQMSIQLAQARQREAVATAAVATAQAGLRTVGASLLGILGGPMGLALLAGTAAASFLMLSNNADQAGISLEDMHKPVSQLREEFAKLNRDQREASLVKWQQEQVGAADAVRSAYGGLAQSIRQAVVTAPARDSGGQYGQQLRAYQEVVDRLKEARAAGSDLSPVLREVGERLNLPANTVQQWITQAGAVSDADQRSGLIAETLRVLTGVTEQNTSATHANNAAKAGMSSAGQTYLETLQKQLAGLQDNGDAIKIANRHIAENADLTETDRQAILSAASAIESQKKANKDATDSSKSRAKALNDEIKALDAIIDRALPERKRLEDLTEGVQGLRKAQAAGKITAAEMELGIKNLNTAYGDTTIQQRTEAERKLAEQRRNSAEAYRKAMEVVLQTRQDAINADVAGVGMGDDEREQADRLNAVRQKYAEARRQLEEQQEDVSRRLSQQAYEERLADLADYQARELQMEVDGHGARLEAQRDYRNGARRAWANIKADAADVAGATDRTLTAGFDSASTSLANFAMTGKMKFKDFTASILSDMARIASQQAASSLLSGLVGMGISAAGSYFGGGNGLPAGSAGAVSSNLGASQAGYSSAYFQALGGAWDGGVQMFAKGGAFTNSVLTKPTSFGMANGGLGIAGEAGPEAIMPLARGADGSLGVQVVGGNPGGGTVVQVNAPMSITVEDRSSEGMQLDTAALEQNLQQQMQGVADRAIAASWRPGGSSYRNTKGR
- a CDS encoding HK97 gp10 family phage protein, producing the protein MARRSRMSGDFKLRRTLRNIHTMMDNELKPAMQSGADRVLQTMKDLVPKGTGAAAGALTAFVSASGLNAEVGLRGKLNNQRYFYLRFLEYGTKGYSGKLYHRADINAVSGIHTTNRDRSKLSGKNRLGRRDTKNKSDGTTFFGKYPDIPARPAHPWLRPAMQVNREFVLAEIEAAVTRTLRKASQGVGSG
- a CDS encoding phage head closure protein; this encodes MRAGPLKHRCVVTKPHRQKNASGGATETWLDAGKVWAEITMPTGRVTPVAEQLQAVISAEIRIRPRADIVAGWRLACDGVTYKVEAALLDNDRTMQRLLCSTIPNP
- a CDS encoding DUF3168 domain-containing protein — encoded protein: MADPSVALQEALFARLEAEVSCPIFDGVPMNTPKPYVSIDREISTNSRPIAGRKREQRLIYLSVWSDAIGQAEVKRINGEIINALDERRLPLAIGRAVSVRVEQADAQRDADGITYQGSITVRVITTH
- a CDS encoding head-tail connector protein, whose amino-acid sequence is MLDLSRVKLHLRLDGDEEDSIIIGYIEAAKAHVAMHCDRVLVEGDPAGPEEMGMTPDVEQAILLLVGHWYANREAVVIGTISTAVPLAVERLLWYRKRF
- a CDS encoding phage tail protein, with translation MAIETFTWSPDDEASGESMLKTRKSQFGDNYAQVVGDGINAETDSWTLSFGGAAEEVKPIVDFIRTHRGFRSFLWTPPGGGLGLYRCERIGQQRRPGGIAVINLTFERAYHP